In the genome of Gloeotrichia echinulata CP02, one region contains:
- a CDS encoding HIT domain-containing protein: MKKQKNQYSHLTAIERTYLSFPAQYLLNQNLLQGKILDFGCGFGNDVKILREKGFDITGYDSHYFPQYPQEKFDTIICFYVLNVLFPEEQAKVLMEISHLLNPGGKAYYAVRRDIKKEGFREHYVHKKPTYQCIVKLPFHSLHLDEHREFYEYVHYNYQRNCSNNCIFCNPHRQLKLLTESATAYAMFDGYPLAKGHVLVIPKRHVSSYFELPFKEQSACWFMVNKVQEILQTEFAPDGFNVGMNINREAGQNMMHASIHIIPRYKGDTVGAKGGIRNVIPKKK; the protein is encoded by the coding sequence ATGAAAAAGCAAAAAAATCAATATAGCCATTTGACAGCAATAGAAAGAACCTACCTGTCATTTCCTGCACAGTATTTATTAAACCAAAATTTGCTGCAAGGTAAAATACTAGATTTTGGTTGTGGCTTTGGTAATGATGTAAAAATATTACGCGAAAAAGGCTTTGATATTACAGGCTATGACTCACATTATTTTCCACAATATCCTCAAGAGAAATTCGATACAATCATTTGCTTTTATGTGTTAAACGTTTTGTTTCCTGAAGAACAGGCTAAAGTCCTCATGGAAATCTCGCATTTATTGAACCCAGGAGGTAAAGCTTATTATGCAGTGAGAAGGGATATCAAAAAAGAAGGTTTTAGAGAACATTATGTGCATAAAAAACCGACATATCAATGTATTGTCAAACTTCCTTTTCATTCACTGCACTTAGATGAACATCGAGAATTTTATGAATATGTTCATTATAATTACCAGCGTAATTGCTCAAATAATTGTATATTTTGCAATCCCCATAGACAGCTAAAATTATTAACAGAATCAGCAACAGCCTATGCTATGTTTGATGGTTATCCTCTAGCTAAAGGACATGTTTTAGTTATTCCTAAACGCCATGTTAGCAGTTATTTCGAGTTACCATTTAAAGAGCAATCTGCTTGTTGGTTCATGGTCAACAAAGTCCAAGAAATCCTCCAAACAGAATTTGCACCTGATGGTTTTAATGTAGGAATGAACATCAATCGCGAAGCTGGACAAAATATGATGCACGCCAGTATTCATATCATCCCGCGTTACAAAGGTGATACTGTCGGCGCTAAAGGTGGAATTAGGAATGTCATTCCTAAAAAGAAATAA
- a CDS encoding Uma2 family endonuclease, whose product MVLQIQPIRKEPNITWEPLPADYILPDDPAENIQQPTLAAALTDALGTAGFILPEMLIGSNFGLVATINKKIIVKAPDWFYIRQVQPVPPEVIRRSYTPNLEGSPVAVVMEFLSDTEGGELSVRSTPPYGKLHFYEQILKVPTYVTYDPYEPILEVRCLQNGKYSLQQADINGRFWIPELELFLGIWHGERLCQTTNWLRWWDREGNLLLWSSEQAQQERQRAEQERQRAEQERERADLLAAKLRELGIDPNSLS is encoded by the coding sequence ATGGTTCTACAAATACAACCAATCCGCAAAGAACCAAATATTACTTGGGAACCACTTCCCGCCGACTACATTTTACCAGACGACCCAGCGGAAAATATTCAACAACCAACACTCGCAGCAGCGCTTACCGATGCTTTAGGAACTGCAGGATTTATTCTCCCAGAAATGTTGATTGGCTCTAATTTTGGACTAGTAGCCACAATCAACAAAAAAATTATTGTCAAAGCGCCTGACTGGTTTTATATCCGCCAAGTTCAGCCAGTACCCCCCGAAGTAATTCGCCGTAGTTACACCCCAAATTTAGAAGGTAGTCCCGTTGCTGTGGTGATGGAATTTCTTTCTGACACCGAAGGTGGAGAATTATCAGTGCGGTCAACTCCACCCTATGGTAAACTACATTTCTACGAACAAATTCTGAAAGTTCCCACCTACGTCACCTACGACCCTTACGAACCAATTTTAGAAGTAAGATGCTTGCAAAATGGAAAATATTCATTACAACAAGCAGATATAAATGGGCGTTTTTGGATTCCTGAATTAGAGTTATTTCTGGGAATTTGGCATGGTGAAAGATTATGTCAAACTACAAACTGGCTGCGCTGGTGGGATAGGGAAGGAAATTTGCTGTTGTGGAGTAGCGAACAAGCACAACAAGAACGCCAACGCGCCGAACAAGAACGCCAACGCGCCGAACAAGAACGAGAACGCGCTGATTTATTAGCCGCCAAGTTACGCGAATTAGGTATTGATCCTAACTCGCTCAGTTAA